The Puntigrus tetrazona isolate hp1 chromosome 4, ASM1883169v1, whole genome shotgun sequence genome includes a window with the following:
- the LOC122342956 gene encoding NACHT, LRR and PYD domains-containing protein 12-like isoform X4 has translation MASVKQLLYDTMDELEKDKMKRFKGFLKEDGPIPASVLETADATDTVDLMLDRFGPEKAVKITLDILKKMKQNNLAQQLANKQKEAVSVSSEDWMLQKFLETHKTNMKKQAERIFECKKENEVNLKAIYTELFITEGDMEDVFQEREIMKIDDALQKKQTLDKPINCNKLFTLLRENNEEKIVLTKGIAGVGKTVSVNKFILDWAEGEDNQYIHCVFLLPFREINLMTNEDFSLHELLLEFYPELKDLEKSKLYTECKLAFIFDGLDESRLPLNFKSRSLNTVEKKASVDVLFTSLVKGTLLPSALVWVTSRPAAANQIPPQYVGLFTEVRGFTDQQKEEYFRKRFTDESLSSRIISHIKTSRTLYIMCHIPVFCWITATVLQDILTEKNEENISTTLTEMYIHFLLIQMNMKSQKYDGQAERERIKLLHSNKEMILKLAKLAFEQLKQEHIVFYEKNLKECDIDVSKDTEFTGMIAEIFKKEDGLHETKVFYFVHLSVQEFLAAVHVFFCYLNKDMQELQFFFESEENITLYNLLQKAIDKVMKSQRGHLDLFLRFLMGISLKSSQNLLRGLFEENTESSGDTEDTTENIRQTTEYIKRIQNKKISDEALVNLFYCLLELKDNSLYEEIQSYLSSEGHPEKDLSSSMCTVLTYILLTSEKVLDEFNPKRFTSKQADYKRLLPAVRCCRKALFDGCGLDEICCETLSSALQSSNSHLTELDLSRNHLQDSGVKLLSDGLKSSHCRLTILRLCGCKLTSQSCESLSLTLPSSDSVLRELDLSCNDLQDSGVKLLSEGLKSSNSKMEILRFSICNFTAQSCESLSSVLQSSNSFLRDLDLSNNDLQDSGVKLLSKGLKSLNSKLEILRLSGCMVTEEGCGYVALALTLNPSHLKELDLSYNHPGDSGVKLLSENLEDTNCSLKKLKWLFFHTGSKHSTHSSHSV, from the exons ATGGCATCTGTTAAACAACTGCTTTATGATACAATGGATGAGctggaaaaagacaaaatgaagaGATTTAAGGGCTTCTTAAAAGAAGATGGACCTATTCCAGCTTCTGTACTGGAGACGGCAGATGCAACTGACACGGTGGATCTGATGCTGGATCGTTTTGGACCAGAAAAAGCTGTGAAGATCACACTGGATATCCTGAAAAAGATGAAACAGAACAATCTTGCTCAACAGTTAGCAAACAAACAGAAGGAag caGTCTCAGTTTCATCAGAGGATTGGATGCTGCAGAAATTTTTGGAAACTCACAAAACGAACATGAAGAAACAAGCAGAGCGGATTTTTGAgtgcaagaaagaaaatgaagttAACCTCAAGGCTATTTACACAGAACTTTTCATCACAGAAGGAGATATGGAAGATGTCTTTCAGGAACGTGAGATTATGAAGATTGATGATGCTTTGCAGAAGAAACAAACACTGGACAAACCAATCAATTGCAAcaagttatttacattattaaggGAAAATAATGAGGAAAAGATTGTGCTGACTAAAGGCATTGCTGGTGTtggaaaaactgtctctgtaaacaagttcatcctggactgggcaGAAGGAGAAGACAATCAATATATACACTGTGTGTTCCTgcttccattcagagagatTAACTTAATGACAAATGAAGATTTCAGTCTCCATGAGCTTCTGCTGGAATTTTATCCTGAACTGAAGGACTTGGAGAAATCAAAGCTATATACAGAATGTAAGctagcatttatatttgatggacttgatgagAGTCGACTGCCtctaaattttaaaagtagatcACTGAACACTGTTGAGAAAAAAGCATCTGTGGATGTGCTCTTTACAAGTCTGGTCAAAGGGACTCTGCTTCCATCAGCTCTTGTCTGGGTGACATcacgaccagcagcagccaatcagatccctccTCAGTATGTGGGGTTGTTCACAGAGGTGCGAGGATTCACTGACCAACAGAAGGAGGAGTACTTCAGAAAGAGATTCACAGATGAGAGTCTGTcctccagaatcatctcacacattaagACGTCTCGTACtctctacatcatgtgccacattcctgtgttctgctggatcacagccacagtacttcaggatattctcactgagaagaatgaagagaacatcagcacaacactcactgaaatgtacattcacttcctgCTGATACAGATGAACATGAAGAGCCAGAAATATGATGGACAAGCAGAACGAGAACGTATAAAGCTcttacattcaaataaagaaatgattttaaaactaGCCAAGCTAGCATTTGAACAGCTGAAGCAGGAACACATTGTGTTCTATGAGAAAAATCTGAAAGAATGTGACATTGATGTGAGTAAAGACACAGAGTTCACAGGAATGATCGCTGAGATCTTTAAGAAGGAAGATGGACTTCATGAGACAAAGGTCTTCTACTTTGTGCATCTGAGTGTTCAAGAGTTTCTTGCTGCCGTGCATGTGTTCTTCTGCTACCTGAACAAGGACATGCAGGagcttcagtttttctttgagTCAGAAGAAAACATCACATTGTATAACCTACTGCAAAAGGCTATTGATAAAGTCATGAAGAGTCAGAGAGGACATCTGGATCTGTTCCTCCGCTTTCTGATGGGAATATCACTGAAATCCAGTCAAAACCTGCTCAGAGGCCTGTttgaagaaaacacagaaagcTCCGGAGACACTGAAGACACCACAGAGAACATCAGACAAACAACAGAATACATTAAACGcatacaaaacaagaaaatttCAGATGAAGCTCTAGTGAACCTATTCTACTGCTTACTTGAGCTCAAAGATAATTCATTATATGAGGAGATCCAGAGTTATCTCAGTTCAGAAGGACATCCAGAAAAAGATCTCTCATCTTCAATGTGCACAGTGCTGACCTACATACTGCTGACGTCAGAGAAGGTGCTGGATGAGTTCAACCCAAAGAGGTTCACATCAAAACAAGCAGACTACAAGAGACTCCTTCCAGCtgtgagatgctgcagaaaGGCTCT ATTTGATGGCTGTGGTCTTGATGAAATATGCTGTGAAACTCTGTCTTCTGctctacaatcatcaaactctCATCTGACAGAACTGGACCTGAGTAGAAATCACCTGCAGGATTCGGGAGTAaagctgctttctgatggactgaagagttcaCACTGTCGACTTACCATACTGAG GTTGTGTGGCTGTAAACTCACTTCTCAGTCCTGTGAAAGTTTGTCATTAACTCTACCATCATCAGACTCTGTTCTAAGAGAATTGGACCTGAGTtgcaatgacctgcaggattcaggagtgaagcttctttctgaaggactgaaaaGTTCAAATTCTAAAATGGAGATATTGAG ATTTTCTATATGTAATTTCACGGCACAGTCTTGTGAGAGTTTGTCATCAGTTTTACAATCATCAAACTCTTTCCTGAGAGATCTGGACCtaagtaacaatgacctgcaggattcaggagtgaagctgctttctaAAGGACTGAAGAGTCTAAACTCTAAGCTGGAGATACTGAG
- the LOC122342956 gene encoding NACHT, LRR and PYD domains-containing protein 3-like isoform X5 — MASVKQLLYDTMDELEKDKMKRFKGFLKEDGPIPASVLETADATDTVDLMLDRFGPEKAVKITLDILKKMKQNNLAQQLANKQKEAVSVSSEDWMLQKFLETHKTNMKKQAERIFECKKENEVNLKAIYTELFITEGDMEDVFQEREIMKIDDALQKKQTLDKPINCNKLFTLLRENNEEKIVLTKGIAGVGKTVSVNKFILDWAEGEDNQYIHCVFLLPFREINLMTNEDFSLHELLLEFYPELKDLEKSKLYTECKLAFIFDGLDESRLPLNFKSRSLNTVEKKASVDVLFTSLVKGTLLPSALVWVTSRPAAANQIPPQYVGLFTEVRGFTDQQKEEYFRKRFTDESLSSRIISHIKTSRTLYIMCHIPVFCWITATVLQDILTEKNEENISTTLTEMYIHFLLIQMNMKSQKYDGQAERERIKLLHSNKEMILKLAKLAFEQLKQEHIVFYEKNLKECDIDVSKDTEFTGMIAEIFKKEDGLHETKVFYFVHLSVQEFLAAVHVFFCYLNKDMQELQFFFESEENITLYNLLQKAIDKVMKSQRGHLDLFLRFLMGISLKSSQNLLRGLFEENTESSGDTEDTTENIRQTTEYIKRIQNKKISDEALVNLFYCLLELKDNSLYEEIQSYLSSEGHPEKDLSSSMCTVLTYILLTSEKVLDEFNPKRFTSKQADYKRLLPAVRCCRKALFDGCGLDEICCETLSSALQSSNSHLTELDLSRNHLQDSGVKLLSDGLKSSHCRLTILRLCGCKLTSQSCESLSLTLPSSDSVLRELDLSCNDLQDSGVKLLSEGLKSSNSKMEILRFSICNFTAQSCESLSSVLQSSNSFLRDLDLSNNDLQDSGVKLLSKGLKSLNSKLEILRFLCSRVTPGWNTFRDPKGGHTFGSSHRIKGAGCKQSEVEKRSRIIHKGSRRMI, encoded by the exons ATGGCATCTGTTAAACAACTGCTTTATGATACAATGGATGAGctggaaaaagacaaaatgaagaGATTTAAGGGCTTCTTAAAAGAAGATGGACCTATTCCAGCTTCTGTACTGGAGACGGCAGATGCAACTGACACGGTGGATCTGATGCTGGATCGTTTTGGACCAGAAAAAGCTGTGAAGATCACACTGGATATCCTGAAAAAGATGAAACAGAACAATCTTGCTCAACAGTTAGCAAACAAACAGAAGGAag caGTCTCAGTTTCATCAGAGGATTGGATGCTGCAGAAATTTTTGGAAACTCACAAAACGAACATGAAGAAACAAGCAGAGCGGATTTTTGAgtgcaagaaagaaaatgaagttAACCTCAAGGCTATTTACACAGAACTTTTCATCACAGAAGGAGATATGGAAGATGTCTTTCAGGAACGTGAGATTATGAAGATTGATGATGCTTTGCAGAAGAAACAAACACTGGACAAACCAATCAATTGCAAcaagttatttacattattaaggGAAAATAATGAGGAAAAGATTGTGCTGACTAAAGGCATTGCTGGTGTtggaaaaactgtctctgtaaacaagttcatcctggactgggcaGAAGGAGAAGACAATCAATATATACACTGTGTGTTCCTgcttccattcagagagatTAACTTAATGACAAATGAAGATTTCAGTCTCCATGAGCTTCTGCTGGAATTTTATCCTGAACTGAAGGACTTGGAGAAATCAAAGCTATATACAGAATGTAAGctagcatttatatttgatggacttgatgagAGTCGACTGCCtctaaattttaaaagtagatcACTGAACACTGTTGAGAAAAAAGCATCTGTGGATGTGCTCTTTACAAGTCTGGTCAAAGGGACTCTGCTTCCATCAGCTCTTGTCTGGGTGACATcacgaccagcagcagccaatcagatccctccTCAGTATGTGGGGTTGTTCACAGAGGTGCGAGGATTCACTGACCAACAGAAGGAGGAGTACTTCAGAAAGAGATTCACAGATGAGAGTCTGTcctccagaatcatctcacacattaagACGTCTCGTACtctctacatcatgtgccacattcctgtgttctgctggatcacagccacagtacttcaggatattctcactgagaagaatgaagagaacatcagcacaacactcactgaaatgtacattcacttcctgCTGATACAGATGAACATGAAGAGCCAGAAATATGATGGACAAGCAGAACGAGAACGTATAAAGCTcttacattcaaataaagaaatgattttaaaactaGCCAAGCTAGCATTTGAACAGCTGAAGCAGGAACACATTGTGTTCTATGAGAAAAATCTGAAAGAATGTGACATTGATGTGAGTAAAGACACAGAGTTCACAGGAATGATCGCTGAGATCTTTAAGAAGGAAGATGGACTTCATGAGACAAAGGTCTTCTACTTTGTGCATCTGAGTGTTCAAGAGTTTCTTGCTGCCGTGCATGTGTTCTTCTGCTACCTGAACAAGGACATGCAGGagcttcagtttttctttgagTCAGAAGAAAACATCACATTGTATAACCTACTGCAAAAGGCTATTGATAAAGTCATGAAGAGTCAGAGAGGACATCTGGATCTGTTCCTCCGCTTTCTGATGGGAATATCACTGAAATCCAGTCAAAACCTGCTCAGAGGCCTGTttgaagaaaacacagaaagcTCCGGAGACACTGAAGACACCACAGAGAACATCAGACAAACAACAGAATACATTAAACGcatacaaaacaagaaaatttCAGATGAAGCTCTAGTGAACCTATTCTACTGCTTACTTGAGCTCAAAGATAATTCATTATATGAGGAGATCCAGAGTTATCTCAGTTCAGAAGGACATCCAGAAAAAGATCTCTCATCTTCAATGTGCACAGTGCTGACCTACATACTGCTGACGTCAGAGAAGGTGCTGGATGAGTTCAACCCAAAGAGGTTCACATCAAAACAAGCAGACTACAAGAGACTCCTTCCAGCtgtgagatgctgcagaaaGGCTCT ATTTGATGGCTGTGGTCTTGATGAAATATGCTGTGAAACTCTGTCTTCTGctctacaatcatcaaactctCATCTGACAGAACTGGACCTGAGTAGAAATCACCTGCAGGATTCGGGAGTAaagctgctttctgatggactgaagagttcaCACTGTCGACTTACCATACTGAG GTTGTGTGGCTGTAAACTCACTTCTCAGTCCTGTGAAAGTTTGTCATTAACTCTACCATCATCAGACTCTGTTCTAAGAGAATTGGACCTGAGTtgcaatgacctgcaggattcaggagtgaagcttctttctgaaggactgaaaaGTTCAAATTCTAAAATGGAGATATTGAG ATTTTCTATATGTAATTTCACGGCACAGTCTTGTGAGAGTTTGTCATCAGTTTTACAATCATCAAACTCTTTCCTGAGAGATCTGGACCtaagtaacaatgacctgcaggattcaggagtgaagctgctttctaAAGGACTGAAGAGTCTAAACTCTAAGCTGGAGATACTGAG
- the LOC122343016 gene encoding uncharacterized protein LOC122343016: MYTRKPNLPPGKPTLIDNGPPKRFCLHTQRKVLDANEKVRKWTFGLRDITKQNKIVLLVGETGAGKTTLINTMVNYLLGVKFEEEEWYEITEEATARDQSQSQTSEITMYEVFPVMSNISLTIIDTPGYGDTRGLEKDLEVAENLSALFQSNDGVREIDAVCFVIQASKNRLSDRQHYIISSILSLFGNDIVNNIVFLITHSDGLPPKNVLSAINKAKVPCRHDHKNQPVYFLFNNRQADDRHTGERYIRAQRDIWFDSMEETKKFLQSLDEINRRSLNLTSQVLIERIQFEASICNLQLRIKETELKKAEKLQIQETIRQNKNSIEESENFTINFKKTFKEKVTIEGTSWKHRKATICTVCEENCHEFDCWWVSDPSKCKVMKNGYCTVCTGKCHYSKHVKENKKYSISTTSFMMEFNDLNKECKKFQERTKRFSVVMDYLDKDLREIETHKSILLFNAYKTIQNLSQIALKPDSAFTLQHLNFFIPRLKEAGKVNWVQELEEMRKTAEAEEANKDALSYLKAGIAKLELFSGDQ; this comes from the coding sequence AAAACCAAATCTTCCACCTGGCAAACCAACTTTAATTGACAATGGTCCTCCAAAACGATTTTGTCTACATACACAGAGAAAAGTGCTTGATGCCAATGAAAAAGTCAGAAAATGGACTTTTGGGTTAAGAGATatcactaaacaaaacaaaattgttCTGCTGGTGGGAGAAACTGGTGCTGGTAAGACAACTCTTATTAACACCATGGTCAACTACTTATTGGGAGTCAAGTTTGAGGAAGAAGAGTGGTATGAAATCACAGAAGAAGCAACAGCAAGAGACCAATCACAATCACAAACCTCTGAAATCACCATGTATGAGGTCTTTCCTGTAATGAGTAACATATCTCTCACCATCATTGACACTCCAGGATATGGAGACACTAGAGGACTAGAAAAAGATCTGGAGGTTGCTGAGAATTTATCAGCTCTATTTCAGAGCAATGATGGAGTTCGTGAAATTgatgctgtgtgttttgtgattcAAGCATCTAAGAATCGTCTCTCAGATAGACAGCATTACATTATTAGTTCAATTCTGTCTTTATTTGGGAATGACATTGTGAACAACATTGTGTTTCTAATAACACACTCTGATGGTCTGCCACCAAAAAACGTCCTCAGTGCTATTAACAAAGCTAAAGTCCCCTGCAGACATGACCACAAAAACCAGcctgtttatttcttattcaaCAATCGACAGGCTGATGACCGTCACACTGGAGAACGTTACATACGTGCTCAAAGAGACATATGGTTCGACAGCATGGAAGAGACAAAGAAATTTCTTCAGTCTCTGGATGAAATTAACAGAAGAAGTTTAAATTTGACTTCACAAGTCCTGATCGAGCGCATTCAGTTTGAAGCATCAATCTGCAACTTACAGTTGCGGATTAAGGAGACGGAGCtgaaaaaggctgaaaaactTCAGATTCAGGAGACAATAAGACAAAACAAGAACAGTATTGAGGAGTCTGAAAACTTTACGATTAATTTCAAAAAGACTTTCAAAGAGAAAGTTACCATTGAAGGCACATCATGGAAGCACAGGAAAGCGACAATCTGCACAGTCTGTGAGGAAAACTGCCATGAGTTTGACTGCTGGTGGGTTTCTGATCCCAGCAAGTGTAAAGTCATGAAAAACGGTTACTGCACTGTCTGCACAGGGAAATGTCATTACAGCAAACATgtcaaagaaaacaagaaatataGCATCAGCACCACAAGCTTCATGATGGAATTCAATGATTTAAATAAGGAATGTAAAAAATTTCAAGAGCGAACCAAGAGGTTTTCAGTTGTAATGGATTACCTTGACAAAGATCTAAGGGAAATTGAAACCCATAAGTCAATTCTTCTGTTCAATGCTTACAAGACCATCCAGAATCTATCTCAGATCGCATTAAAGCCAGACTCGGCCTTCACTCTTCAGCATCTCAACTTCTTCATTCCCAGATTAAAGGAGGCTGGTAAAGTAAACTGGGTCCAAGAGCTGGAGGAAATGAGGAAAACCGCTGAAGCTGAGGAAGCAAATAAAGATGCTCTGAGTTATCTGAAAGCTGGCATCGCAAAACTAGAACTTTTCTCTGGTGATCAGTGA